One region of Phragmites australis chromosome 18, lpPhrAust1.1, whole genome shotgun sequence genomic DNA includes:
- the LOC133899087 gene encoding tryptophan decarboxylase 1-like: MGSLDTNPTAFAAFAADVDGFQPLNADDVRSYLHKSVDFIYDYYKSVESLPVLPGVEPGYLLRLLQSAPPNSSAPFDIAMKELREAVVPGMTHWASPNFFAFFPSTNSAAALSGELIASAMNTVGFTWQASPAATELEVLALDWLAQLLCLPTSFMNRTSAGRGTGGGVILGTTSEAMLVTLVSARDAALRRSGSNGVAGITRLTVYAADQTHSTFFKACRLAGFDPANIKSITTSPETDYALDPAKLLKIMQADVDAGLVPTYICVTVGTTSSNAVDPVGAVADVARRFNAWVHVDAAYAGSACICPEFRHHLDGVERVDSISMSPHKWLMTCLDCTCLWVRDTHRLTDSLETNPEYLKNDASEAGTVTDLKDMQVGVGRRFRGLKLWMVMRTYGSAKLQEHIRSDVAMAKMFEESVRADDRFEVVVPRNFALVCFRIKPRGAMTEEEADKANHELMECLNRTGKAYLAHTMVGGKFVLRFAVGSSLQEERHVRSAWELIKKTTTEIFKGEM; this comes from the coding sequence ATGGGGAGCCTCGACACCAACCCTACCGCCTTCGCCGCGTTCGCCGCTGACGTCGACGGCTTCCAGCCTCTCAACGCCGACGACGTCCGCTCATACCTCCACAAGTCTGTCGACTTCATCTACGACTACTACAAGTCCGTCGAGTCCCTGCCCGTCCTCCCGGGTGTCGAGCCGGGTTACCTGCTCCGCCTGCTCCAGTCGGCGCCGCCCAACTCCTCCGCGCCCTTCGACATCGCCATGAAGGAGCTCCGCGAGGCCGTCGTGCCGGGCATGACGCACTGGGCTAGCCCCAACTTCTTCGCGTTTTTCCCTTCGACCAACAGCGCGGCGGCCCTCTCCGGAGAGCTCATTGCCTCCGCAATGAACACCGTGGGCTTCACGTGGCAGGCGTCCCCCGCGGCCACGGAGCTCGAGGTGCTCGCGCTCGACTGGCTCGCGCAGCTCCTGTGCCTGCCCACGAGCTTCATGAACCGCACCAGCGCTGGACGCGGCACCGGCGGTGGTGTCATCCTCGGCACGACCAGCGAGGCAATGCTGGTCACGCTCGTCTCCGCGCGTGATGCAGCCCTGCGCAGGAGCGGGTCCAATGGCGTGGCTGGGATCACGCGGCTGACCGTGTATGCCGCCGACCAGACGCACTCCACGTTCTTCAAGGCATGCCGCCTCGCCGGCTTCGACCCTGCCAACATCAAGTCGATCACCACCAGTCCGGAGACTGACTATGCGCTCGACCCGGCGAAGCTTCTCAAGATCATGCAGGCTGACGTTGACGCCGGCCTCGTGCCAACCTACATCTGCGTCACGGTCGGCACCACGTCGTCCAACGCGGTAGACCCAGTAGGCGCCGTCGCTGACGTTGCCCGCAGGTTCAATGCGTGGGTCCACGTCGACGCAGCCTACGCAGGCAGCGCCTGCATCTGCCCGGAGTTCCGGCACCACCTGGACGGTGTCGAGCGCGTGGACTCCATCAGCATGAGCCCGCACAAGTGGCTCATGACGTGCCTGGACTGCACCTGCCTGTGGGTGCGCGACACGCACCGGCTCACCGACTCGCTGGAGACCAACCCGGAGTACCTCAAGAACGACGCCAGCGAGGCCGGCACCGTCACCGACCTCAAGGACATGCAGGTCGGcgtcggccgccgcttccgcggGCTCAAGCTCTGGATGGTCATGCGCACCTACGGCTCCGCCAAGCTCCAGGAGCACATCCGGAGCGATGTCGCCATGGCCAAGATGTTTGAGGAGTCCGTGCGAGCCGACGACCGGTTCGAGGTCGTGGTGCCGAGGAACTTCGCGCTCGTCTGCTTCAGGATCAAGCCCCGCGGCGCCATGACAGAGGAGGAGGCCGACAAAGCCAACCACGAGCTCATGGAGTGCCTGAACCGAACCGGGAAGGCGTACCTGGCGCACACGATGGTCGGCGGTAAGTTCGTGCTGCGGTTCGCGGTGGGGTCGTCTCTGCAGGAGGAGAGGCACGTGCGAAGCGCGTGGGAGCTCATCAAGAAGACGACCACCGAGATCTTCAAGGGAGAGATGTAG